From the Burkholderia ubonensis subsp. mesacidophila genome, the window CGCAAGGTCGCGGTGCAGTCCGGCAACGCGGGGCAGATCTTCTCGCGGATGAAGGAATGGTTCCTGAGCAACTTCTGACGAACCGAATCGAAATTCGCGCCGGTGCCGGCGGCCGGCGCGCGACAGGGGGTTGCCCGATCTCCTGCCGAATAACGGCCGAGCAGCAGTAACTTTCTTGACGGAGGCAACAATGGATTTTGAAATGCTGGAAACCGAAACCAACGGCACCATCATCAAGGTGGTGGGCGTTGGCGGCGCTGGCGGCAATGCCGTGCAGCACATGATCAACCGCGGTGTGCAGGGCGTCGACTTCATCGTGATGAACACCGACGCGCAGGCGCTGTCGCGTTCGCGCGCGCCGTCCGTGATCCAGCTTGGCAACACCGGCCTCGGCGCCGGCGCGAAGCCGGAAATGGGCCGTGCGGCAGCCGAAGAGGCGCGTGAGCGCATCGCCGACGGCCTGCGCGGCGCGCACATGGTGTTCATCACCGCCGGCATGGGCGGCGGCACCGGCACGGGCGCGGCGCCGGTCGTCGCGCAGATCGCGAAGGAGATGGGCATCCTGACGGTCGGCGTCGTCAGCAAGCCGTTCGAGTTCGAAGGCGGCAAGCGGATGCGCGTCGCGGAAGCGGGCTCGCAGCAGCTGGAGGATCACGTCGACTCACTGATCGTCGTGCTGAACGACAAGCTGTTCGACGTGATGGGCGACGACGCCGAGATGGACAAGTGCTTCCAGTGCGCGGACGACGTGTTGAACAACGCGGTTGCAGGCATCGCGGAAATCATCAACGTCGATGGCCTGGTGAACGTCGACTTCGAAGACGTGAAGACGGTGATGGGCGAGCAGGGCAAGGCGATGATGGGCACGGCGACGGTCGCCGGCGTCGATCGCGCGCGCCTCGCGGCGGAACAGGCCGTGGCGAGCCCGCTGCTGGAAGGCGTCGACCTGTCGGGCGCGCGCGGCGTGCTGGTCAACATCACGTCGAGCCGTTCGCTGCGCCTGTCGGAAACGCGCGAAGTGATGAACACGATCAAGAGCTACGCGGCGGAAGATGCGACGGTGATCTTCGGTGCGGTGTACGACGACGCGATGGGCGATGCGCTGCGCGTGACGGTCGTCGCGACGGGCCTCGGCCGCGCGGCGAAGAAGCAGCAGTCGGCGCCGATGACGCTGTTGCGCACCGGCACGGACAACCAGCCGGTCAACGCGGTGTCGCACAACAGCTACGCCCCGGCGCATCATGTCAGCACGGCCGACTACGGCGCGCTCGACACGCCGGCCGTGTGGCGCAATTCGCGCGAAACCGCGGCATCGCACGTGCAGGCGCTGCAGGAGAAGGGAGTCGATACGTACGACATCCCGGCTTTCCTGCGCAAGCAGGCTGACTGAGGCACACGGGCGAAGCCGCGGCGGTGCCGCCGCGGTGAAGCCGGCGTGACGGATGCTACGGACCGCGACAGGCCGCGTCGAATGCGACGCCGGGCCGGGAGACGTGCCCTCTTCGCTTCGGCGAGGCGGGATGGGCCGTGCTGTCCGTGTCACGCGAAAAACCGTATCGCTATGAGGGACCAGGCATGATTCAAGTGGGCGACGCGCTGCCCGACGCGCAACTGTTCGAGTTCATCGACGACGCGCGGGACGGGTGTACGCTGGGGCCGAACGCCCGCAGCGTGCGCGAGCAGACGGCGGGCAAGCGGGTGGTGATCTTCGGATTGCCCGGCGCTTTCACGCCGACCTGCTCGGCGCAGCATGTGCCGGGCTATGTCGAGCACGCCGAGCAGTTGCGCGCGGCGGGCATCGACGAGATCTGGTGCGTGTCCGTCAACGACGCATTCGTGATGGGCGCTTGGGGACGTGATCTGCACACCGCGGGCAAGGTGCGCATGATGGCGGACGGCAGCGCGGCTTTCACTCATGCGCTGGGGCTGACGCAGGATTTGTCCGCGCGCGGCATGGGGATTCGCTCCCTGCGCTACGCGATGGTGGTCGACGACGGTGTGGTCAAGACGCTGGCCGTCGAAGCGCCGGGCAAGTTCGAAGTGAGCGATGCGGCGAGTGTGCTGGCGACGTTGAAGTCCTGATTGCGCGATGCGCCGTTGCCTGCAGGCAACATTGCGTATCGGCCGCAGGGCGGTTGTAACACGGGCCGATGACCGGGAACGCCTCCGTTCCGGGCATCGGCCCGTCCCGTATCGGCAGGGGTAAACAGCGGAAACAGATTGATACGCAGTTTCAAACGACGCTGAATAGGGAATTACGCTATAATGTCATCTATCGAATATAACGCCTGATTGAAATCTTCAATCACGACGAAGAACACCATGCTGAAGCAGCGCACCATCAAATCCATCGTCAAGACCGTGGGGATCGGTGTCCACTCGGGCCGCAAGATCGAGCTGACGCTCCGTCCCGCTGCGCCGGGCACGGGCATCGTCTTCTCGCGCGTCGACCTGCCCACGCCCGTCGACATTCCCGCGTCGGCGATGTCGATCGGCGACACGCGGCTCGCGTCGGTGCTGCAGAAGGATGGCGTGCGCGTGTCGACGGTCGAGCACCTGATGTCCGCGTGCGCGGGCCTCGGCATCGACAACCTGTACGTCGACGTGACGGCCGAGGAAATCCCGATCATGGACGGCAGCGCGGCGACCTTCGTGTTCCTGATCCAGTCCGCCGGCATCGAGGAGCAGAACGCGCCGAAGCGTTTCATCAAGGTCAAGAAGACGGTCGAAATCCGCGACGGCGACAAGTTCGCGCGTCTCGATCCGTATTTCGGCTTCAAGCTGAAGTTCTCGATCGATTTCCGCCACCCGGCCGTCGACAAGACGGGCCAGGAACTCGAGGTCGATTTCGCGAATACGTCGTACGTGCGCGACATCGCGCGTGCGCGCACGTTCGGTTTCGCGCACGAGGCTGAGATGCTGCGCGAGATCGGCCTGGCGCGCGGCGGCAGCATGGACAATGCGATCGTGCTCGACGAGTACCGCATCCTGAACAACGACGGGCTGCGCTACGACGACGAATTCGTGAAGCACAAGATGCTCGACGCGATCGGCGACCTGTACGTGGTCGGCCATCCGCTGCTGGCGTCCTACACCGCGTACAAGTCGGGGCACGGGCTCAACAACGCGCTGCTGCGCGAGCTGCTCGCGCACGAGGACGCATACGAGATCGTGACGTTCGACGATCCGCAGTCCGCGCCGAGCGGCTTCGGGTTCGATGCGCAGACGGCGTTCGCCTGAGCGGGCGCGCTCCGTGCGCAGATGAAAAAGCGGCCCACGGGCCGCTTTTTTCGTTGATGCGGGTCGAGCGGCGCGCGTGGTCAGCGCGGCGTCTTCGCCCCATGCCGCGCCGCCATCCGGGCGAGCGCCGCCTGCAGCGGCGACGGCTCGAGGTGATCGGCCAGCTCGCGCAATGCTGCGGCGCCGACGGACGTCATCCGCGCCTGCTTCACGTGCGGCGGCTCCGGCGCGTCCTTCGGACGCACGCGCACGCGCAGCGTGCTCACCGGCCAGCCGCGCTTTTGCAGATCCGCGAGCAGCCGCGGCTCGACCTGCCGCAGCCGCGCGGCCAGCGCGTTGTGCGCGGCAAACAGGGTCAGGACACCATCCTTCACGAATCCCGGCTCGACGTGGCTGGCGAGATAGTCGGGCAGCAGCGCGGCGAGATCGCGCTGCAGCGACGCGATCTGCTCGACGCCGGCACGCAGCGCCGCGAACGCGTCGGTGCGGCCGAGCACCTCGGACACGGGTTGCGGGCGATATGGGCCGAGCGGGCGGAAACGCTTGGAAAATCGGTTCATCGAGGCTTTCTTCGGGGAGGCGGCAACGCGCGGTGGTTGACGCCGATTGTACCCGCGGCGGCCGGCGCGCGGCCGGATTTGCGGCGGTGTCGCCCGTCTGCATGGCGAGCCTGCCGTCCGGCCGAGTCACGGGCGCATGCGCCCCCGCGTGCTAAAATTCCCTGTTTGAATCCACTATTACGCTAAGCCGCCGAGGCTCGGGCGTCGGGGCGCGCAACACGCGCCGGGCGCCGGTGCTGCGACGCAGGATCCGATCCGATGACAACCGGTTTTCTCCAGAAAATTTTTGGCAGCCGCAACCAGCGGCTCGTCAAGCAATATCAAAAGACCGTCGCGGCGATCAATGCGCTCGAAACGCAGATCGAGAAGCTGACGGACGACCAGTTGCGCGGCAAGACGGACGAATTCCGCCAGCGGCATGCGGCCGGCGAGTCGCTCGACAAGCTGCTGCCGGAGGCGTTCGCGGTCTGCCGCGAGGCGAGCCGCCGGGTGCTGAAGATGCGCCACTTCGACGTGCAGCTGATCGGCGGGATGGTGCTCCACTACGGCAAGATCGCCGAAATGCGCACCGGCGAGGGCAAGACGCTCGTGGCGACGCTGCCGGTGTACCTGAACGCGCTGTCGGGCCGCGGCGTGCACGTCGTGACGGTCAACGACTACCTCGCGCAGCGTGACGCCGAGTGGATGGCGCGCCTCTACAACTTCCTCGGGCTGTCGGTCGGCATCAACCTGTCCGGCATGGAGCACGAGCAGAAGCAGCAGGCGTACGCGTCCGACATCACGTACGGCACGAACAACGAGTTCGGCTTCGACTACCTGCGCGACAACATGGTCTACGAGACCGACGCGCGCGTGCAGCGCGCGCTGAACTTCGCGGTGGTCGACGAAGTCGACTCGATCCTGATCGACGAAGCGCGCACGCCGCTGATCATCTCCGGCCAGGCCGAGGATCACACCGAGCTGTACGTGCGGATGAACGCGCTGCCGCCGCTGCTCGAGCGCCAGATCGGCGAGGAGAAGGCCGACGGCACCGGCGTCGAGAAGCCGGGCGACTACACGCTCGACGAGAAGGGGCGCCAGGTGTTCCTGACGGAATCGGGCCACGAGAAGGCCGAGCGCCTGCTCGGAGAGTGGGGCCTGATCGGCGACGGCGAGAGCCTGTACGCGCCGCAGAACATCACGCTGATGCACCACGTGTATGCGGCGCTGCGCGCGCACACGCTGTTCCACAAGGACCAGCACTACGTCGTGCAGAACGGCGAAGTGATCATCGTCGACGAATTCACGGGCCGCCTGATGGCGGGCCGCCGCTGGTCCGACGGCCTGCACCAGGCGGTCGAGGCGAAGGAGCACGTGAAGATCCAGAGCGAGAACCAGACGCTCGCATCGATCACGTTCCAGAACTATTTCCGCATGTACGCGAAGCTGTCGGGCATGACCGGTACCGCGGACACCGAAGCGTACGAATTCAACGAGATCTACGGTCTCGAGACGGTCGTGATCCCGACCAACCGTCCGCCGAAGCGGATCGACAAGCAGGATCAGATCTACAAGACGGCCAAGGAGCGCTACGACGCGGTGATCCGCGACATCCGCGAATGCTTCGAGCGCAGCCAGCCGGTGCTGGTCGGCACGACGTCGATCGAGAACTCCGAGCTGCTGTCGCACCTGCTGAAGCAGGCCGGGCTGCCGCACGAGGTGCTGAACGCGAAGCAGCACGCGCGCGAAGCGGCGATCGTCGCGGAAGCGGGCCGCCCGCAGCGCATCACGATCGCGACCAATATGGCGGGCCGCGGCACCGACATCGTGCTCGGCGGCAACGCGGAGAAGCAGGCCGCGTTCATCGAGGCCGACGAGGCGATCCCGGCGGACGAGAAGGCGCGCCGCATCCAGCAGCTGCACGACGAATGGGAAACGCTGCACGAGCAGGTGAAGGCCGCGGGCGGCCTGCACATCATCGGCACCGAGCGTCACGAGTCGCGCCGGATCGACAACCAGCTGCGCGGCCGTGCGGGCCGTCAGGGCGATCCGGGCTCGTCGCGCTTCTACCTGTCGCTCGACGATCCGCTGCTGCGCATCTTCGCCGGCGACCGCGTGCGCGCGATCATGGACCGCCTGAAGATGCCGGAAGGCGAGGCGATCGAGGCCGGCATCGTCACGCGGTCGATCGAATCCGCGCAGCGCAAGGTCGAGGCGCGCAACTTCGACATCCGCAAGCAGCTGCTCGAATACGACGACGTGTCGAACGACCAGCGCAAGGTCATCTACCAGCAGCGCAACGAACTGCTCGAAGCGCATGACATCACCGAGACGATCGGTGCGATGCGTCACGGCGTGATCAGCGACGTCGTCCGCCAGTTCGTACCGGCCGGCAGCATCGAGGAGCAGTGGGACGTCCCCGAGCTCGAGGAAGCACTGCGCAACGACTGGCAGCTCGATCTCGCGATCCAGGAAATGGTGAACGAGTCGTCGTCGATCTCGGCGGACGAGATTCTCGAGGCGGTGACGACCGCGGCCGACGAGCAATACGAGTCGAAGGTCGCGCTGGTCGGCCGCGAATCGTTCAGCGCGTTCGAGCGCTCGGTGATGCTGCAGTCGGTCGACCGCCTGTGGCGCGAGCACCTCGCGGCGCTCGACCACCTGCGCCAGGGTATCCACCTGCGCGGCTACGCGCAGAAGAACCCGAAGCAGGAATACAAGCGCGAGGCGTTCGA encodes:
- the secA gene encoding preprotein translocase subunit SecA, yielding MTTGFLQKIFGSRNQRLVKQYQKTVAAINALETQIEKLTDDQLRGKTDEFRQRHAAGESLDKLLPEAFAVCREASRRVLKMRHFDVQLIGGMVLHYGKIAEMRTGEGKTLVATLPVYLNALSGRGVHVVTVNDYLAQRDAEWMARLYNFLGLSVGINLSGMEHEQKQQAYASDITYGTNNEFGFDYLRDNMVYETDARVQRALNFAVVDEVDSILIDEARTPLIISGQAEDHTELYVRMNALPPLLERQIGEEKADGTGVEKPGDYTLDEKGRQVFLTESGHEKAERLLGEWGLIGDGESLYAPQNITLMHHVYAALRAHTLFHKDQHYVVQNGEVIIVDEFTGRLMAGRRWSDGLHQAVEAKEHVKIQSENQTLASITFQNYFRMYAKLSGMTGTADTEAYEFNEIYGLETVVIPTNRPPKRIDKQDQIYKTAKERYDAVIRDIRECFERSQPVLVGTTSIENSELLSHLLKQAGLPHEVLNAKQHAREAAIVAEAGRPQRITIATNMAGRGTDIVLGGNAEKQAAFIEADEAIPADEKARRIQQLHDEWETLHEQVKAAGGLHIIGTERHESRRIDNQLRGRAGRQGDPGSSRFYLSLDDPLLRIFAGDRVRAIMDRLKMPEGEAIEAGIVTRSIESAQRKVEARNFDIRKQLLEYDDVSNDQRKVIYQQRNELLEAHDITETIGAMRHGVISDVVRQFVPAGSIEEQWDVPELEEALRNDWQLDLAIQEMVNESSSISADEILEAVTTAADEQYESKVALVGRESFSAFERSVMLQSVDRLWREHLAALDHLRQGIHLRGYAQKNPKQEYKREAFELFAAMLDAIKQEVTRIVMNVQIQSPEQLEEAAEQIEERTGHLENVEYQHAEFAEAGAPVAGGAAVAAATAAEEMVGSAMSHSGPGGELPKVGRNDPCPCGSGKKYKHCHGKLS
- a CDS encoding DUF721 domain-containing protein, translated to MNRFSKRFRPLGPYRPQPVSEVLGRTDAFAALRAGVEQIASLQRDLAALLPDYLASHVEPGFVKDGVLTLFAAHNALAARLRQVEPRLLADLQKRGWPVSTLRVRVRPKDAPEPPHVKQARMTSVGAAALRELADHLEPSPLQAALARMAARHGAKTPR
- a CDS encoding peroxiredoxin is translated as MIQVGDALPDAQLFEFIDDARDGCTLGPNARSVREQTAGKRVVIFGLPGAFTPTCSAQHVPGYVEHAEQLRAAGIDEIWCVSVNDAFVMGAWGRDLHTAGKVRMMADGSAAFTHALGLTQDLSARGMGIRSLRYAMVVDDGVVKTLAVEAPGKFEVSDAASVLATLKS
- the ftsZ gene encoding cell division protein FtsZ; translation: MDFEMLETETNGTIIKVVGVGGAGGNAVQHMINRGVQGVDFIVMNTDAQALSRSRAPSVIQLGNTGLGAGAKPEMGRAAAEEARERIADGLRGAHMVFITAGMGGGTGTGAAPVVAQIAKEMGILTVGVVSKPFEFEGGKRMRVAEAGSQQLEDHVDSLIVVLNDKLFDVMGDDAEMDKCFQCADDVLNNAVAGIAEIINVDGLVNVDFEDVKTVMGEQGKAMMGTATVAGVDRARLAAEQAVASPLLEGVDLSGARGVLVNITSSRSLRLSETREVMNTIKSYAAEDATVIFGAVYDDAMGDALRVTVVATGLGRAAKKQQSAPMTLLRTGTDNQPVNAVSHNSYAPAHHVSTADYGALDTPAVWRNSRETAASHVQALQEKGVDTYDIPAFLRKQAD
- the lpxC gene encoding UDP-3-O-acyl-N-acetylglucosamine deacetylase — protein: MLKQRTIKSIVKTVGIGVHSGRKIELTLRPAAPGTGIVFSRVDLPTPVDIPASAMSIGDTRLASVLQKDGVRVSTVEHLMSACAGLGIDNLYVDVTAEEIPIMDGSAATFVFLIQSAGIEEQNAPKRFIKVKKTVEIRDGDKFARLDPYFGFKLKFSIDFRHPAVDKTGQELEVDFANTSYVRDIARARTFGFAHEAEMLREIGLARGGSMDNAIVLDEYRILNNDGLRYDDEFVKHKMLDAIGDLYVVGHPLLASYTAYKSGHGLNNALLRELLAHEDAYEIVTFDDPQSAPSGFGFDAQTAFA